A genomic segment from Aulosira sp. FACHB-615 encodes:
- a CDS encoding DUF29 family protein — translation MEELLNLKELLLKGNIPEALIVVEELEEMSRNDIIKTIRSYAVILLLHLIKQQAENRSTRSWDVSIRNSIREIQRENKRRKAGGYYLTPEELRETLTEAYLNAIDQASLEVEEGRYEPEELEKLINSEEIINYGLDLILPGEAD, via the coding sequence ATGGAAGAATTATTAAATCTCAAAGAATTGTTGCTTAAAGGTAATATTCCAGAAGCATTAATTGTTGTCGAAGAATTAGAGGAAATGAGCCGCAATGATATTATCAAAACAATTCGGAGTTATGCAGTGATTTTGCTGCTACATCTGATTAAACAACAAGCTGAAAATCGCTCAACTCGTTCTTGGGATGTTTCTATTCGGAATTCAATTCGAGAAATTCAACGAGAAAATAAACGCCGGAAAGCAGGAGGATATTACCTCACCCCGGAAGAATTAAGAGAAACGTTAACCGAAGCTTATTTAAATGCTATTGATCAAGCTTCTTTAGAAGTAGAAGAAGGACGTTATGAACCCGAAGAATTAGAAAAGCTAATTAACAGTGAAGAAATTATTAATTATGGTTTAGATTTAATTTTACCAGGAGAAGCAGATTAA
- a CDS encoding TlyA family RNA methyltransferase — MVKQRLDTLLVELNLCASRALAQRLIQAGEVTVNQQIIDKPGTEVDIAAQIKVKERSRFVSRGGDKLAKALELFAIPTDGRICLDGGISTGGFTDCLLQAGASLVYGIDVGYGQVDWRLRNDARVILRERTNLRQLQPQQLYAGGDRIPDLAVVDVSFISLTKILPALWQLTQAPREAVLLVKPQFEVGKSRVGKKGVVRDSDDQADAIFQVLQAADQLGWKYKGLTWSPITGPAGNVEYLLWLGMESETPPPNLELIKQLTKSAITDLREN; from the coding sequence TTGGTTAAACAAAGGCTGGATACATTATTAGTAGAGTTAAATTTATGCGCTTCTCGTGCTTTAGCACAAAGACTCATTCAAGCGGGAGAAGTGACTGTTAATCAGCAGATAATTGATAAACCAGGGACAGAAGTAGATATAGCGGCGCAAATCAAAGTCAAAGAGCGATCGCGCTTTGTGTCTCGTGGTGGCGATAAACTAGCAAAAGCTTTGGAATTATTTGCGATTCCTACCGATGGAAGAATTTGTTTAGATGGGGGAATTTCTACAGGCGGTTTTACTGACTGTCTGCTGCAAGCTGGAGCCAGCTTAGTTTATGGTATTGATGTTGGTTATGGCCAAGTTGATTGGCGCTTACGAAATGATGCGCGGGTGATTTTGCGAGAACGGACAAATCTACGCCAATTACAGCCCCAACAATTATACGCTGGAGGCGATCGCATTCCCGATTTGGCGGTGGTAGATGTGTCGTTTATTTCCTTAACCAAGATTTTGCCTGCACTGTGGCAATTAACTCAAGCTCCCCGTGAAGCGGTTTTATTAGTCAAGCCACAATTTGAGGTGGGAAAATCCCGTGTTGGCAAAAAAGGTGTAGTACGCGATTCTGACGACCAAGCTGATGCGATTTTTCAGGTATTACAAGCCGCAGATCAATTAGGCTGGAAATACAAAGGCTTAACTTGGTCGCCCATTACAGGCCCGGCTGGGAATGTGGAATATCTTTTATGGTTAGGGATGGAAAGTGAAACACCACCGCCAAAT